In Escherichia ruysiae, a genomic segment contains:
- a CDS encoding DUF1176 domain-containing protein → MRYRIFLLFFFALLPTSFAWAAPAQRTFSDWQVTCNNQNFCVARNTGNHNGLVMTLSRSAGAHTDAVLRIERGGLKSPDASEEAIAPRLLLDGEPLALSGDKWRISPWLLVTDDTATITAFLQMIQEGKAITLRDGDQTISLNGLKAALLFIDAQQKRVGSETAWIKKGDEPPLSVPPAPALKEVAVVNPTPTPLSLEERNDLLDYGNWRMNGLRCSLDPLRREVNVTALTDDKALMMISCEAGAYNTIDLAWIVSRKKPLASRPVRLRLPFHNGQETNELELMNATFDEKTRELVTLAKGRGLSDCGIQARWRFDGQRFRLVRYAAEPTCDNWHGPDAWPTLWITR, encoded by the coding sequence ATGCGCTATCGCATTTTCCTTCTCTTTTTTTTCGCTTTGTTGCCGACGTCTTTCGCGTGGGCAGCACCAGCGCAGCGGACGTTTTCCGACTGGCAGGTCACCTGTAACAACCAAAATTTCTGCGTAGCGCGCAACACTGGCAATCATAATGGACTGGTGATGACTCTCAGTCGCAGTGCCGGGGCGCATACCGATGCCGTTTTACGTATTGAGCGCGGCGGGTTGAAGTCGCCGGATGCGTCGGAAGAGGCGATAGCGCCACGACTGCTGTTAGATGGCGAGCCGCTGGCGTTAAGCGGGGACAAGTGGCGGATTTCGCCGTGGTTATTAGTGACCGATGATACGGCGACCATCACCGCGTTTTTGCAAATGATTCAGGAAGGGAAGGCAATTACCTTACGCGACGGCGATCAGACCATTTCTCTTAATGGATTAAAAGCGGCGTTGTTGTTTATTGATGCCCAGCAAAAGCGCGTTGGCAGTGAAACTGCGTGGATCAAGAAAGGAGACGAGCCGCCACTCAGCGTACCGCCTGCGCCTGCGCTGAAAGAGGTCGCTGTGGTAAACCCAACGCCGACGCCACTCTCACTCGAAGAACGCAACGATTTGCTGGATTATGGAAACTGGCGGATGAATGGTCTGCGCTGCTCGCTTGATCCATTGCGTCGTGAGGTGAATGTCACTGCGCTGACTGATGATAAAGCGCTGATGATGATTAGCTGTGAGGCGGGCGCCTATAACACCATTGATCTGGCGTGGATTGTATCGCGTAAAAAGCCACTGGCCTCGCGCCCGGTACGGTTACGTTTGCCGTTCCACAACGGTCAGGAGACGAATGAACTGGAACTGATGAACGCAACATTCGATGAAAAAACGCGTGAACTGGTGACCTTAGCGAAAGGTCGCGGATTAAGCGATTGTGGCATTCAGGCGCGCTGGCGTTTTGACGGCCAGCGTTTTCGCCTGGTGCGTTACGCTGCCGAACCCACCTGCGATAACTGGCATGGGCCAGACGCCTGGCCCACGTTGTGGATCACCCGTTAA
- the narQ gene encoding nitrate/nitrite two-component system sensor histidine kinase NarQ, translating to MIVKRPVSASLARAFFYIVLLSILSTGIALLTLASSLRDAEAINIAGSLRMQSYRLGYDLQSGSPQLNAHRQLFQQALHSPVLTNLNVWYVPEAVKTRYAHLNANWLEMNNRLSKGDLPWYQANIDNYVNQIDLFVLALQHYAERKMLLVVAISLAGGIGIFTLVFFTLRRIRHQVVAPLNQLVTASQRIEHGQFDSPPLDTSLPNELGLLAKTFNQMSSELHKLYRSLEASVEEKTRDLHEAKRRLEVLYQCSQALNTSQIDVHCFRHILQIVRDNEAAEYLELNVGENWRISEGKPNPQLPMQILPVTMQETVYGELHWQNSNVSASEPLLNSVSSMLGRGLYFNQAQKHFQQLLLMEERATIARELHDSLAQVLSYLRIQLTLLKRSIPEDNATAQSIMADFSQALNDAYRQLRELLTTFRLTLQQADLPSALREMLDTLQNQTSAKLTLDCRLPTLALDAQMQVHLLQIIREAVLNAMKHANASEIAVSCVTAPDGNHTVYIRDNGIGIGEPKEPEGHYGLNIMRERAERLGGTLTFSQPSGGGTLVSISFRSAAGEESQLM from the coding sequence GTGATTGTTAAACGACCCGTCTCGGCCAGTCTGGCCAGGGCCTTTTTTTACATTGTGCTGCTGTCGATTCTTTCCACGGGTATCGCCCTGCTAACTCTGGCGAGCAGTTTGCGCGACGCTGAGGCGATCAATATTGCCGGATCGCTGCGTATGCAGAGTTACCGCCTGGGCTACGACTTGCAAAGTGGCAGTCCACAACTCAATGCGCATCGCCAGTTGTTCCAGCAGGCGCTGCATTCACCGGTATTAACCAATCTCAACGTCTGGTATGTGCCAGAGGCAGTAAAAACCCGCTATGCGCATCTGAATGCCAACTGGCTGGAGATGAATAATCGGCTCAGCAAGGGGGATTTGCCGTGGTATCAGGCCAATATCGATAATTATGTCAATCAGATAGACCTGTTCGTGCTGGCTTTACAGCACTACGCTGAACGCAAAATGCTGCTGGTGGTGGCGATTTCGCTGGCTGGCGGCATCGGTATTTTCACGCTGGTCTTTTTTACTCTGCGCCGCATACGCCATCAGGTCGTTGCCCCACTGAATCAACTGGTTACCGCCAGTCAGCGTATTGAACACGGTCAGTTCGACTCACCGCCGCTGGATACCAGCCTGCCCAATGAGCTGGGACTGCTGGCCAAAACCTTTAACCAGATGTCGAGCGAACTGCATAAATTGTACCGTTCGCTGGAAGCGTCAGTAGAAGAAAAAACCCGCGATCTCCACGAGGCCAAGCGCCGTCTGGAGGTGTTGTATCAGTGTTCGCAGGCGCTGAACACCAGCCAGATTGATGTGCATTGTTTCCGCCACATTTTGCAGATTGTTCGCGACAATGAAGCGGCTGAATATCTGGAGTTAAATGTCGGTGAAAACTGGCGGATTAGCGAAGGAAAGCCCAACCCGCAACTGCCGATGCAGATTTTACCGGTGACCATGCAAGAGACGGTTTACGGCGAGCTGCACTGGCAAAACAGCAACGTGTCGGCCTCCGAACCGCTGCTTAATAGCGTTTCATCGATGCTGGGGCGCGGTTTGTACTTTAACCAGGCACAGAAACATTTTCAGCAATTGCTGTTGATGGAGGAACGCGCGACCATCGCCCGCGAATTGCACGACTCGCTGGCTCAGGTGCTTTCTTATTTGCGTATCCAGTTAACATTACTGAAGCGTTCGATACCGGAAGATAACGCCACCGCACAAAGTATCATGGCCGATTTTTCCCAGGCATTGAATGATGCGTATCGGCAGTTACGCGAGCTGCTGACCACTTTCCGCCTCACGCTGCAGCAGGCGGATCTCCCTTCCGCGCTGCGGGAAATGCTGGATACATTACAAAATCAAACCAGCGCCAAACTGACCCTCGACTGCCGCTTGCCAACCCTGGCGCTGGATGCGCAAATGCAGGTGCATCTGTTGCAAATTATTCGTGAAGCGGTGCTGAATGCGATGAAGCACGCCAACGCCAGCGAAATCGCTGTTAGCTGCGTCACCGCACCGGACGGCAACCACACGGTCTATATCCGTGACAACGGGATTGGCATCGGTGAACCGAAAGAACCTGAAGGCCATTATGGTCTGAATATTATGCGCGAACGCGCGGAACGACTGGGCGGAACGCTGACATTTTCGCAACCTTCCGGCGGCGGCACGTTAGTGAGTATTAGCTTTCGCTCTGCGGCGGGTGAGGAAAGTCAACTGATGTAA
- the aegA gene encoding formate-dependent uric acid utilization protein AegA: MNRFIMANSQQCLGCHACEIACVMAHNDEQHVLSQHHFHPRITVIKHQQQRSAVTCHHCEDAPCARSCPNGAISHVDDSIQVNQQKCIGCKSCVVACPFGTMQIVLTPVTAGKVKATAHKCDLCAGRENGPACVENCPADALQLVTDAALSGIAKSRRLRTARQEHQPWHTSTAAQEMPVMSKVEQMQATPARGEPDKLAIEARKTGFDEIYLPFRTDQAQREASRCLKCGEHSVCEWTCPLHNHIPQWIELVKAGNIDAAVELSHQTNTLPEITGRVCPQDRLCEGACTIRDEHGAVTIGNIERYISDQALAKGWRPDLSHVTKVDKRVAIIGAGPAGLACADVLTRSGVEVTVYDRHPEIGGLLTFGIPSFKLDKSLMARRREIFSAMGIHFKLNCEVGKDVSLDSLLEQYDAVFVGVGTYRSMKAGLPNEDAPGVYDALPFLIANTKQVMGLEELPEEPFINTAGLNVVVLGGGDTAMDCVRTALRHGASNVTCAYRRDEANMPGSKKEVKNAREEGANFEFNVQPVALELNEQGHVCGIRFLRTRLGEPDAQGRRRPVPVEGSEFVMPADAVIMAFGFNPHDMPWLQSHGVTVDKWGRIVADVESQYRYQTTNPKIFAGGDAVRGADLVVTAMAEGRHAAQGIIDWLGIKSVKSH, translated from the coding sequence ATGAATCGTTTTATTATGGCCAACAGTCAGCAATGTCTGGGTTGTCATGCTTGTGAAATTGCCTGTGTCATGGCTCACAATGATGAGCAACATGTCCTGAGCCAACACCATTTTCATCCCCGAATTACGGTTATCAAACATCAGCAGCAACGTAGTGCAGTGACCTGTCACCATTGCGAAGATGCGCCCTGTGCCCGTAGCTGCCCCAATGGCGCAATCAGCCATGTTGATGACAGCATTCAGGTCAATCAGCAAAAGTGTATTGGCTGTAAATCCTGTGTGGTGGCCTGTCCGTTTGGCACCATGCAGATTGTCCTGACACCCGTCACAGCGGGTAAAGTGAAAGCCACGGCACATAAATGCGACCTGTGCGCAGGGCGAGAAAACGGCCCCGCCTGTGTCGAAAACTGCCCGGCGGATGCGCTGCAACTGGTCACCGACGCCGCACTCTCCGGCATAGCGAAATCTCGCCGCTTGCGCACTGCACGTCAGGAACATCAACCGTGGCATACCAGTACAGCGGCACAAGAAATGCCGGTAATGAGTAAAGTCGAGCAAATGCAGGCAACGCCCGCGCGCGGCGAGCCGGATAAACTGGCAATTGAAGCGCGCAAAACCGGCTTTGATGAAATTTATCTGCCATTCCGCACCGACCAGGCACAACGGGAAGCCTCGCGCTGCCTGAAGTGCGGCGAGCATAGCGTCTGTGAATGGACCTGCCCGCTGCATAACCATATTCCGCAGTGGATTGAACTGGTGAAAGCCGGAAATATCGACGCCGCCGTCGAGCTTTCTCACCAGACCAACACCCTGCCAGAAATTACCGGACGCGTCTGTCCGCAAGATCGCTTGTGTGAAGGCGCCTGCACCATTCGCGATGAGCACGGCGCGGTGACTATCGGCAACATTGAACGCTACATTTCAGATCAGGCGTTGGCGAAAGGTTGGCGTCCTGACTTAAGCCATGTCACGAAAGTGGACAAGCGAGTGGCGATTATCGGTGCGGGGCCTGCGGGGCTGGCCTGTGCGGACGTCCTGACCCGCAGCGGCGTGGAGGTGACGGTATACGATCGCCATCCAGAAATCGGTGGCTTGCTCACCTTTGGCATTCCTTCTTTCAAATTGGATAAATCGCTGATGGCGCGCCGTCGGGAAATCTTCAGCGCAATGGGGATTCACTTCAAACTCAATTGTGAAGTGGGTAAAGATGTCTCTTTGGATTCGCTGCTCGAACAATACGACGCAGTCTTCGTTGGCGTCGGCACTTACCGTTCCATGAAAGCGGGCTTACCCAATGAAGATGCGCCGGGCGTTTATGACGCTCTGCCGTTCCTTATTGCCAACACCAAACAGGTGATGGGGCTTGAAGAGCTACCGGAAGAGCCGTTTATCAATACAGCCGGGCTAAATGTCGTTGTACTGGGCGGCGGCGACACTGCGATGGACTGTGTGCGCACCGCGCTGCGCCACGGCGCAAGTAACGTCACCTGCGCCTATCGTCGTGATGAAGCTAACATGCCCGGTTCGAAAAAAGAGGTGAAGAACGCCCGCGAAGAGGGGGCTAACTTCGAATTTAACGTCCAGCCAGTGGCGCTTGAATTGAATGAGCAAGGTCACGTCTGCGGGATTCGTTTCCTGCGCACGCGACTTGGCGAGCCGGATGCACAAGGGCGTCGGCGTCCGGTGCCGGTGGAAGGCAGTGAATTTGTCATGCCAGCCGACGCGGTGATTATGGCGTTTGGTTTTAATCCGCATGATATGCCGTGGCTTCAGTCACATGGTGTAACGGTGGATAAATGGGGGCGCATCGTGGCTGATGTTGAAAGTCAGTACCGTTACCAGACGACGAACCCGAAAATCTTCGCTGGTGGCGATGCCGTGCGCGGTGCGGATCTCGTGGTGACTGCAATGGCGGAAGGGCGCCATGCGGCGCAGGGAATTATTGACTGGCTGGGGATAAAATCAGTCAAATCTCACTAA
- the nudK gene encoding GDP-mannose pyrophosphatase NudK, which produces MTQQITLIKDQILSDNYFTLHNITYDLTRKDGEVIRHKREVYDRGNGATILLYNAKKKTVVLIRQFRVATWVNGNESGQLIETCAGLLDNDEPEVCIRKEAIEETGYEVGEVRKLFELYMSPGGVTELIHFFIAEYSDSQRANAGGGVEDEDIEVLELPFSQALEMINTGEIRDGKTVLLLNYLQTSHLMD; this is translated from the coding sequence ATGACGCAACAAATCACCCTCATCAAAGACCAAATTCTCTCCGATAACTATTTCACCCTGCACAACATTACCTACGATCTCACCCGCAAAGATGGCGAAGTTATCCGCCATAAACGTGAAGTTTACGATCGCGGCAATGGCGCGACGATCCTCCTGTACAACGCGAAGAAAAAGACCGTAGTTCTGATTCGTCAGTTCCGCGTCGCAACCTGGGTTAATGGCAATGAAAGCGGGCAGTTGATTGAAACCTGTGCCGGGCTGCTGGACAACGACGAACCCGAAGTGTGCATTCGCAAAGAAGCGATTGAAGAGACGGGTTATGAGGTTGGCGAAGTACGCAAATTATTTGAACTGTATATGTCGCCTGGCGGTGTGACCGAGCTAATCCACTTTTTTATCGCCGAATACAGTGACAGTCAGCGTGCTAACGCGGGGGGCGGCGTCGAAGATGAAGATATTGAGGTGCTTGAGCTGCCGTTCAGCCAGGCGCTTGAGATGATTAATACCGGCGAGATACGTGACGGTAAGACGGTGTTATTGCTTAACTATTTACAAACGTCACATTTAATGGACTGA